GAACCACGGCCGCTGGTACAGGGGCGGCTCGACCAGGACGTCGACCGCGGCCACCTCCGGGCTCCAGCCCCCGGCGCCGCCCCGCCCCGCCACGCGGAAGCGGTACCGGCCGGGCGCCAGCCGCGTGTACGACGCGACCCGCTGCGTCCCGGCGTCGACCCAGGCGGTGTCGAACCCGTCGAGCCGGTAGCGGAACCGGACGGCGGCTCCGTTGGTCAGGTCGACGCCGGTGTAGTGCAGCTCGAGGCGCCGCACGCCGGGGCCGAGCGTGTGCACGCCGGCCGGGGCCACGGTCGCGCCGTCGGCGGTCACCTGCTCGACGTGAAGCACCGGCGGCGTGGTGTCGCGCTCGACGGTCTTCGGGTCGACGACCACGATGCCGTGCCCCACGGCGAACCACAGCGTGCCGAACGGACCTGGGAACGACCACGGGTGGCCCCAGATGCTGGGGTCGCCGCCCGCCATGCCGTCGAGCGCCTCGAAGGTCGCGGCCGTGGTGAGCGCCGGCTTGGCGCCGTCCGCCACGGAGTCCAGGTCGGCCGCGTCGACGCGGGTGAGCCCCCCGAGTTGCGCGAGCCACACGTGCCCCGCGCCGTCCGCCTCGGCGGCCCCGACCCAGTCCTCGGGCAGGCCCTGCGCGGTGGTGAGGAGCACGGGGCGCCCGCCCGTCACGCGCGCCAGGCCCTGGGCCGACCCGATCCACACCGACCCGCGCGGCCGCTCGAACACCGTCAGCGCGCGCGCGGCGGCGCCCGCCGGCACCGCCACTCGGGTGAACGCGGTGGACGCGGGGCCCGCGCCCGACGCGCGGGCGACGCCGGTCTGGGTCGCGACCCAGAGCGTGCCGCCCGCGTCGCGTAGGAGGCGCTGCACGGCGTCGTCCGGAAGTCCGTCGCGCGTTGTGAGGCGCGTGCGGCGTCCCGGGCGGCGGCAATACAGCCCGTACCAGGTCCCGACCCAGAGCGTGCCGTCCGGGTCCTCCATGACATCCGTCACCGGCGGCAGTCCGTCCATCACGACGCGGCCGTGCGGGATGGTCGGGCCGTGCGGCGCGCCCGCCGGCGACCGCCGCACGGAGCCCCGCGACCACCCGGTCAGGATCGTCCCGTTCCGCGCGGGGACCAGCACCGTGACGCGGTCGGCGCGACTCGGCGGTGCTACCGCGGCGAAGCGCGCACCGTCCGCGTCGATCTGCCCGCGAAAGAGTCCGCCCGTCGGCGGCGCGACCCACACGGCGCCCGAGGCGCTGCGGATCATGGCGCCGGGGAGGTCGGCCGGCAGCCCGTTCTGCCGGGTGATGACGCGGAACGGCTCCGGGCGCAGCCGGTTGAGCCCGTCGCGCGTCGCGACCCACACGTTGCGCCCGCGGTCGATGAGGATGTCGACGATGCGGTCGTCGGACAGCCCGTCGCGCGTCGTGAACGCCGTGAACCGACGGCCGTCGTAGCGGTAGAGCCCCGCGCCCTCGGTGCCGACCCACAGCGCCCCGTCCGGGGCCACCGCGAACGCGGACACCGCGCCTAACGCCCGCGTCGGCGGCAGGGGGACGCGCCGGAACGCGCCGCGGCGCCACCGCACGATCGCCGACGCGGTGCCGAACCACACCGAGCTGTCGGCGGCGGCGTAGACGTGGTTGACGGGGCCGAGGTGCAGGCCGGGCGGGAACGCGACCGCCGACAGCGTGCCGTGCCGGACGCGGTAGACGGCGTGCGCGCCGGCGGCCACCCACAAGTCGCCGGCCGCGTCGACGGCGACCCCGCTGCCCGCGTAGCTCGCCGCGGTCCCCGGCAGCGGCCGGATCGTGCCGTCGCGCGTGATGCGCACGATCCGCTCGCTCCGGGTCACGCCCCACACCGCGCCCGACGAGTCGAGCACCGCGGCGTTGACCTGGTCCGTCGCGAACGCCGGGTCGAGGGCGACGGGGCGCACGCGCCCGTTCTCGTACAGGTAGAGTCCTGCGTCGCTGCCGATCCAGAGCCCGCCGCGCGGGTCGGCGACAAGGGGGTACGTCTCGAGCTTGGCGAGGCCGCGGAGCGCCGGCGTGTTGGACGGGTCGAACACCGTGAACCGCACGCCGTCGAACCGGGCGAGCCCCGACTGCGTCGAGAGCCAGAGATAGCCGTCGCGGGTCTGGACCAGGTTCGAGGTGAACGCGAGCCGCACCGCGTCCTGCCGCCGCCAGACGTCGAGGTGGTAGTGGCCGACCGCCGTCGACAGCTCCTGTCCGCGGAGGCTCATGGGAAGCCAAGCGAGTCCCGCGATCGTGGCCACGATCAGGGCCGCGACCCGCGCGGCGACCCGCGCTCCCCGGAGCTCATCCATGCCGTAATGATGGCGCTCGGCCCGACCTCCGTCGAGAGGGCCGACACACGTCCGCCGGACCCGGGGCGACCGGGCGGGTCAGCCGATGTGCGTAGACGAAGTTCGCTCGGCTGGTCGATGCAGCCGCGGCAGCCGGACGTGCAACGTAGGTGCACACCGTTACCAACTGCACGTCGCCACACCATCACCCCAACGCACGTCAGGAGACGCCCCATGATCCGTACACGTTTGCCCGCACGTACCGCGACACCCGCGATCGTCGCCGCCGCCGCACTTCTCACTGTCGCCGTTATGCCCGTCACCCCCGCGTTCGGCGCGGCGGCCCGGGGCGGCGCCCGCCGCAGCGCGAAGCCGACCGTCGTGCTCGTGCACGGCGCGTTCGCCGACGGGTCGAGCTGGCAGAACGTGATCGCGATCCTCCAGCGCGACGGCTACCCGGTCGTCGCGGTCCAGAATCAGCTCGCCTCGCTCGCGGGCGACATCGCGACGACGAAGCGGGTGATCGACGCCGAATCGAAGAAGGGACCCGTCGTCGTCGTCGGCCACTCGTACGGCGGCGCGGTGATCACCGGGGCCGCGTCCGGCAACACCGACGTTAAGGCGCTGGTCTACATCGCCGCGTACGCCCCCGACGCCGGCGAGTCGCTCGGCGCGCTCAACGACCGGTTCGCCCCGTCGGCGCTGCCCACCTCGCTCGCGCCCGACGCCGCCGGCTTCCTCTACATCACGCGCGCGAAGTTCCGCAACGCGTTCTGCGCCGACGTCCGCGCCCCACAGGCCGACGTGATGTGGGCGACGCAGAAGCCGCTCGCCGCTTCGACGTTCGGCGAGTCGCTCCAGGCGCCCGCGTGGAAGACGATCCCGTCGTGGTACCTGGTCTCGCAGAACGACCAGGCGATCAACCCCGACCTGGAGCGCTTCATGGCGAAGCGGATCGGCGCCCACACGACGGAGGTCGCGTCGAGTCACGTCTCCTTCATCTCGCACCCCGCGGCCGTCGTCCGGCTGATCGAGCAGGCGGCGACCGCGAACGCGGCGACGGCGAACGCGGCGACGGCGAACGCGGCGACCGCGTCGAATTAGCACGGCCTAACGGATCCACACCGCACCTCCCCCACCCGCGGCCCCGCCGCACCACCACGGAGTCAGACCATGCCCACGATCACCACGCAGGACGGCACCGAGATCTTCTACAAGGACTGGGGCGCGGGTCAGCCGATCGTCTTTCACCACGGCTGGCCGCTGAGCAGCGACGACTGGGACGGCCAGCTGATGTTCTTCCTGCAGCACGGCTACCGCGTCGTCGCGCACGACCGCCGCGGGCACGGGCGCTCGAGCCAGACCGGGACCGGCCACGACATGGACACCTACGTCGCCGACGCCGATGCGCTCGCGAAGGCGCTCGACCTGCGCGACGCGGTGCACGTCGGCCACTCCACCGGCGGCGGCGAGGTCGCGCGGTACGTCGCCCGCTGCGGCCAGCCGCAGGGCCGCGTCGCGAAGGCGGTGCTGATCAGCGCGGTTGCACCGCTCATGGTCAAGACCGACGCGAACCCCGGCGGCCTGCCGATCGAGGTCTTCGACGGGGTCCGCGCCGGCACGGCCTTCAACCGGGCGCAGTTCTACTGGGATTTCACGCTGCCGTTCTACGGCTACAACCGGGACGGCGCGCAGGTGTCCGAAGGCGTCCGCCGGAACTGGTGGCGGCAGGGGATGATGGGGAGCGTGCAGGCCCACACCCTCGGCATCAAGGCGTTCTCGGAGACGGACTTCACCGAGGACCTGAAGGCGATCGACGTTCCCACGCTGGTGATGCATGGGGAGGACGACCAGGTCGTGCCGTTCGCGGACTCGGGGTCCAAGTCGGCCCAGCTGCTGCGGAACGCGACGTCGAAGTTCTACCCCGGCCTGCCGCACGGCATGCCGACGACCAACGCCGACCAGATCAACGCCGACCTGCTCGCCTTCGTCCGCAGCTGACCTGTTCGGCGGAGGTGCGGCGAGGCGCGCTTCCCCGACTCGATCACGAACTTTCTCCCGCTCCTGATTTTCCCATGTCCGCGGTTCTCGGCATTCATCACGTCACCGCCATCGCCAGTGACCCGCAGCGTAATCTGGACTTCTACGCCGGGCTGCTCGGCCTGCGGTTCGTCAAGCGCACGGTCAACTTCGACGACCCCCAGACCTACCACCTGTACTACGGGGACGAAGTCGGGACGCCGGGGAGCGTGATGACGTTCTTCCCATGGCCGAGGGCGCGGCGCGGGCGGCCGGGTCCCGGCCAGGTCGCCGTGACCTCGTTCGCGGTGCCGCCGTCGGCGGTCGGCTTCTGGGTCGCGCGGCTCCTGCGGTACGGCGTTGCCGCCGAGCCGCCCGCCACGCGCACCTTCGGCGGGGTCGCGGAGCGCGTGCTCGCCTTTCGGGACCCGGACGGCCTCCTGCTCGAGCTCGTGGCCCACCCCGGCGCGGAGGCGCGCCCGGCGTGGGCCGACGCGCCCGGGGTTTCGGCGGAGCACGCGCTCCGCGGCTTCCACGGCGTCACGCTCTGGGCCGAGCACGCCGATCCGACGGAACGCGTGCTGGCGGACACGCTCGGGTTTCGGGCACTCGCCGACGCCGACGGCGTGCACCGGTTCGAGGCCGGCGCGGGCGGGGTGAGCACCTTCGTCGACGTGCGGGCGGCGGGCGGCTTCGTGCCCGGAATCGGCGGCGCGGGAACCGTGCACCACGTGGCGTTCCGCGTGCCCGACGACGCGGCGGAGCTCGCGGCGCGCGAGGACCTCGTCGCCGCGGGACTGCACCCGACGCCGCAGGTGGATCGGGAGTACTTCCGCTCCGTCTACTTCCGCGAGCCGGGCGGGGTGCTCTACGAGCTGGCGACCGACGGGCCGGGCTTCGCGGTGGACGAGCCGGTCGACACGCTCGGGCAGGCGCTCAAGCTGCCGCCGCGGTACGAGCCACACCGCGCCCAGATCGAGGCGGTGCTGCCGCCGATTCACCTGCCGGTGCCGGTCGGCGCCGCGGACCTGCTCGGCGCGGGCGAGGGGCCCGAGGACGTGAGTGGCGAGGCGTTAGGCTTCGTCCATCGGTACGTGCCGCCGAGCGACGCGGTTCGGGGCGCGCGGTCGGCGACGCTGCTCCTGCTTCAC
The sequence above is a segment of the Gemmatimonadetes bacterium T265 genome. Coding sequences within it:
- a CDS encoding alpha/beta hydrolase → MPVTPAFGAAARGGARRSAKPTVVLVHGAFADGSSWQNVIAILQRDGYPVVAVQNQLASLAGDIATTKRVIDAESKKGPVVVVGHSYGGAVITGAASGNTDVKALVYIAAYAPDAGESLGALNDRFAPSALPTSLAPDAAGFLYITRAKFRNAFCADVRAPQADVMWATQKPLAASTFGESLQAPAWKTIPSWYLVSQNDQAINPDLERFMAKRIGAHTTEVASSHVSFISHPAAVVRLIEQAATANAATANAATANAATASN
- a CDS encoding chloroperoxidase; the encoded protein is MPTITTQDGTEIFYKDWGAGQPIVFHHGWPLSSDDWDGQLMFFLQHGYRVVAHDRRGHGRSSQTGTGHDMDTYVADADALAKALDLRDAVHVGHSTGGGEVARYVARCGQPQGRVAKAVLISAVAPLMVKTDANPGGLPIEVFDGVRAGTAFNRAQFYWDFTLPFYGYNRDGAQVSEGVRRNWWRQGMMGSVQAHTLGIKAFSETDFTEDLKAIDVPTLVMHGEDDQVVPFADSGSKSAQLLRNATSKFYPGLPHGMPTTNADQINADLLAFVRS
- a CDS encoding glyoxalase: MSAVLGIHHVTAIASDPQRNLDFYAGLLGLRFVKRTVNFDDPQTYHLYYGDEVGTPGSVMTFFPWPRARRGRPGPGQVAVTSFAVPPSAVGFWVARLLRYGVAAEPPATRTFGGVAERVLAFRDPDGLLLELVAHPGAEARPAWADAPGVSAEHALRGFHGVTLWAEHADPTERVLADTLGFRALADADGVHRFEAGAGGVSTFVDVRAAGGFVPGIGGAGTVHHVAFRVPDDAAELAAREDLVAAGLHPTPQVDREYFRSVYFREPGGVLYELATDGPGFAVDEPVDTLGQALKLPPRYEPHRAQIEAVLPPIHLPVPVGAADLLGAGEGPEDVSGEALGFVHRYVPPSDAVRGARSATLLLLHGTGGDEEALLPLGRQLLPGAALLSPRGKALEAGMPRFFRRHAAGVLDQEDLARRTVELAEFVDRAAATYAFDRGGVLAVGFSNGANIAASLLLRRGAILRGAVLLSPMLPFEPAAVPDLRGTVVFIGAGRDDPLVPAAQVERLAEVFREAGAEVTVHWELGGHGVTAREIEAAHVWLARVAASVPAPTSVSTMAPAASTGAEVIA